From the genome of Fusobacterium varium, one region includes:
- the abgT_3 gene encoding Aminobenzoyl-glutamate transport protein: MTQGSVKSTKMTTFIKTVERVGNKLPDPFILFGLFAIFTLIISLILSKMGVEASFMEKGTESLTVVKIENLLTFNKLRQVVSDFPTTYVNFPSLKLVLIMMMAIGVVEETGFFDSVMRKYLLKAPKSVITAVFIFACVNANVMSDAGVILTLTLGGVVFASIGRSPILGIMLGYAACNGGYCASLLVAGADALVAGITEQVAVDAGFHLDINPLCNYYFMAAATVVLTVVLTIFTEKFIIKLFPEEEVADDSMLKKYELSDLENRGLKFGMYGFLSFVVIMLVLTLPSGAFFRNSIGGFLPKSPLLSSIVVILFFLFLFIGVSYGVGIKKITSGRDVSKLLQAGAKKSAPLMVTFLTCALFMDLLNKSNILRIIAIKMAELIKAANVGPLFLLILVIVLTAMMNPFMTSASTKWILLAPMVVPVFGMIGVNPAYAQLAYRIGDSATNIISPLHPAITVIIGLMAQYNSEKEKKTGKKVDEAGFGTIFSLTLPYSIVILLTLTTLMIIWYILRLPIGLGVSTFI; encoded by the coding sequence ATGACACAAGGAAGTGTTAAAAGCACAAAAATGACAACTTTTATCAAAACTGTAGAAAGAGTAGGAAATAAATTACCTGATCCATTTATTCTATTTGGATTGTTTGCTATTTTCACTTTAATTATATCTCTTATTTTATCAAAAATGGGAGTAGAAGCTTCTTTTATGGAAAAAGGAACTGAATCTCTTACTGTAGTAAAAATCGAAAACTTACTTACTTTTAATAAATTAAGACAAGTTGTTTCTGATTTTCCTACTACTTATGTAAATTTTCCATCTTTAAAACTTGTTCTCATAATGATGATGGCTATTGGGGTAGTTGAAGAAACTGGATTTTTTGACTCTGTCATGAGAAAATATTTGCTAAAAGCTCCTAAAAGTGTAATAACTGCTGTATTTATTTTTGCATGTGTAAATGCTAATGTTATGTCAGATGCTGGAGTTATACTTACACTTACATTAGGTGGAGTAGTTTTTGCTTCAATAGGTAGGAGCCCTATTCTTGGAATAATGCTTGGATATGCAGCTTGTAATGGAGGATATTGTGCCAGCCTTTTAGTTGCAGGTGCAGATGCACTTGTAGCAGGAATAACTGAACAAGTTGCTGTAGATGCAGGTTTCCATTTAGATATTAATCCTTTATGCAACTACTATTTTATGGCTGCTGCTACAGTAGTTCTTACTGTTGTTCTAACAATATTCACTGAAAAATTTATAATAAAACTTTTTCCAGAAGAAGAAGTTGCTGATGATTCTATGTTAAAAAAATATGAACTTTCTGATTTAGAAAATAGAGGATTAAAATTTGGAATGTATGGTTTTCTTTCTTTTGTAGTTATTATGCTTGTTTTAACTCTACCATCAGGAGCTTTTTTCAGAAATTCTATTGGTGGATTTTTGCCAAAATCACCTTTACTTTCCTCTATTGTTGTTATTTTATTTTTCTTATTTCTTTTCATAGGGGTTAGCTATGGAGTAGGAATCAAAAAAATAACTAGTGGAAGAGATGTTTCTAAACTTCTTCAAGCTGGAGCAAAAAAATCTGCTCCATTAATGGTTACTTTTCTTACTTGTGCTTTATTTATGGATCTTTTAAATAAAAGTAATATCCTTAGGATAATAGCTATAAAAATGGCTGAACTTATTAAAGCTGCAAATGTAGGGCCTTTATTTCTTCTTATTTTAGTAATTGTTCTTACTGCTATGATGAATCCATTTATGACTTCTGCATCTACAAAATGGATATTATTAGCTCCTATGGTAGTTCCTGTATTTGGAATGATTGGAGTTAATCCAGCCTATGCACAACTTGCTTATAGAATTGGTGACTCAGCAACTAATATAATTTCACCTTTACATCCAGCAATAACTGTTATCATTGGTCTTATGGCTCAATATAATTCTGAAAAAGAGAAGAAGACAGGGAAAAAAGTAGATGAAGCTGGTTTTGGAACTATTTTTTCCTTAACTCTTCCTTATTCTATAGTTATTCTTTTAACTCTTACTACACTTATGATTATTTGGTATATTTTAAGACTACCTATTGGTTTAGGTGTTTCTACATTCATATAA
- the ktrB gene encoding Ktr system potassium uptake protein B yields MNIDYFKKLSPSRKLILGFLFAILLGTFILMMPFSLKEGEKLSFLSSLFTIVSAVCVTGLTVVDVSKVFSPAGDLVIIFFIQLGGLGVMTFSSILFLAMGKRMTFYERELLKEERNADSSGEISSFIKKLLLTVFIIESIGAIILTWEFAKEMPINKAVFYGIFHSISAFCNAGFSLFSNNLEAYKANPIINLTIGYLITLGGIGFAVITSVIMVIRRGIDRFNLTSKVAIIISMILTFGGMILFFILEYSNSATLGDLNFIQKILASYFQSVTLRTAGFNTIPLGELRNSTIFMCCILMFIGASPGSTGGGIKTTTFGVILFYVIGIVKKKENVEIFNRRLDWEIMNRALAILVLAITYVSIVIMLMLIAENFSPEEIVFEVISAFGTVGLTLGITPDLSTFSKLLLIFTMFVGRLGPMTFALAIGETKKKALSKYPKENILVG; encoded by the coding sequence ATGAATATAGATTATTTTAAAAAGTTATCACCATCAAGAAAATTGATATTAGGATTTTTATTTGCAATATTATTAGGAACATTTATTTTAATGATGCCTTTTTCACTAAAAGAAGGAGAAAAGTTGAGTTTTTTATCTTCTCTATTCACAATTGTATCAGCAGTATGTGTAACGGGACTAACAGTAGTAGATGTAAGCAAAGTATTTAGTCCAGCAGGAGATTTAGTAATAATATTTTTTATCCAACTAGGTGGATTGGGGGTAATGACATTCTCTTCAATTCTATTTTTAGCAATGGGGAAAAGAATGACATTTTATGAGAGGGAGCTTTTAAAAGAGGAAAGAAATGCAGATAGTAGTGGAGAGATATCAAGTTTTATAAAAAAACTTCTTCTTACAGTTTTTATTATAGAAAGTATTGGAGCAATTATTCTTACATGGGAATTTGCCAAAGAAATGCCAATAAACAAAGCAGTATTTTATGGAATATTTCATTCGATTTCAGCATTTTGTAATGCTGGCTTTTCTCTTTTTTCTAATAATCTAGAAGCATATAAAGCGAATCCAATCATAAATCTCACTATTGGTTATTTAATAACCCTTGGAGGAATAGGATTTGCTGTAATTACTTCAGTTATTATGGTTATAAGAAGAGGAATAGATAGATTTAATCTAACATCGAAGGTTGCTATTATAATATCTATGATTTTAACTTTTGGGGGAATGATTCTATTTTTTATATTAGAATATTCAAATTCAGCAACTTTAGGAGATTTGAATTTTATTCAGAAAATTTTGGCTTCATATTTTCAAAGTGTCACATTGAGAACAGCAGGTTTTAATACAATTCCATTGGGAGAACTTAGAAATTCTACTATTTTTATGTGTTGTATTTTAATGTTTATAGGAGCTTCACCAGGTTCGACAGGTGGAGGAATAAAAACTACAACCTTTGGAGTAATATTATTTTATGTAATAGGAATAGTAAAAAAGAAAGAGAATGTAGAAATATTTAATAGAAGGCTTGATTGGGAAATAATGAACAGAGCATTGGCAATATTAGTTCTTGCAATAACTTATGTAAGTATTGTGATAATGCTTATGCTTATTGCAGAAAATTTTAGCCCAGAAGAAATAGTATTTGAAGTTATTTCAGCTTTTGGAACTGTAGGGTTAACCTTAGGAATAACTCCAGATCTAAGTACATTTTCAAAACTTCTTTTGATATTTACTATGTTTGTAGGAAGATTAGGACCAATGACATTTGCTTTAGCCATTGGGGAAACAAAGAAAAAAGCCTTATCTAAATATCCAAAAGAAAATATTTTAGTTGGATAG
- the pepT_2 gene encoding Peptidase T, whose product MNNFVERFLKYVKIDTDSDPSSNVCPSSDIQLNLAKVIVEDLKELGLEEISLDENGYVMAALPANCDLDIPTIGFIAHMDTAPTYNGRGVNPRIVKNYDGEDIILNKDLEIVLSPRDFEHLKNYIGQDLIVTDGKTLLGADDKAGIVEIIEAIKYLKEHPEIKHGKIKIGFTPDEEIGRGANLFDVKKFDCKFAYTVDGGELGELEYENFNAASAVIRIKGRDIHPGTAKNSMINSILIGMELNSMLPVEQRPEYTENYEGFFLLNDMKGTVEDTSMNYIIRDHSMKKFNEKKILIKDAVQYLSRKYKDAEIEIEVKDSYYNMKEKIEPVMYIIDLAHKSMEELNIKPCIKPIRGGTDGARLSYKGLPCPNLFTGGHNFHGKYEYVCIQSMEKARDLIVKIAENLVKMNFEEK is encoded by the coding sequence ATGAATAATTTTGTTGAAAGATTTTTAAAATATGTAAAGATTGATACAGATTCAGATCCTTCGAGTAATGTATGTCCAAGTAGTGATATACAATTGAATTTAGCAAAAGTAATAGTAGAGGATTTGAAAGAATTAGGTCTTGAAGAAATATCATTAGATGAAAATGGATATGTAATGGCTGCACTTCCAGCAAATTGTGATTTAGATATTCCAACTATTGGATTTATAGCACATATGGATACTGCACCTACTTACAATGGAAGAGGAGTTAATCCAAGAATTGTAAAAAATTATGATGGAGAGGATATCATTTTAAATAAAGATTTAGAAATAGTCCTTTCTCCAAGAGATTTTGAACATTTAAAAAATTATATAGGACAGGATCTTATTGTTACAGATGGAAAAACTCTATTAGGAGCAGATGATAAAGCTGGAATAGTTGAAATAATTGAAGCTATAAAATATTTAAAAGAGCATCCTGAGATTAAACATGGAAAGATAAAAATAGGATTTACACCAGATGAGGAAATTGGAAGAGGAGCAAACCTTTTTGATGTGAAGAAATTTGATTGTAAGTTTGCTTATACAGTAGATGGTGGAGAATTAGGAGAGCTAGAATATGAAAACTTTAATGCTGCTTCAGCAGTGATTAGAATCAAAGGAAGAGATATTCATCCAGGAACAGCTAAGAATAGCATGATAAATTCAATTTTGATAGGAATGGAATTAAATTCTATGCTTCCAGTGGAGCAAAGACCAGAGTACACTGAGAATTATGAGGGATTCTTTTTGCTGAATGATATGAAAGGGACTGTTGAAGATACATCAATGAATTATATAATTAGAGATCATTCAATGAAAAAATTTAATGAGAAAAAAATTCTTATAAAAGATGCTGTACAATATCTATCTAGAAAATATAAAGATGCAGAAATAGAAATAGAAGTGAAAGACAGCTATTATAATATGAAAGAAAAAATAGAACCAGTAATGTATATAATAGATCTTGCACATAAATCTATGGAAGAGCTTAATATTAAGCCTTGTATTAAACCTATAAGAGGAGGAACAGATGGAGCAAGACTTTCTTATAAAGGACTTCCATGTCCAAATCTTTTTACAGGTGGGCATAATTTCCACGGGAAGTATGAATATGTGTGTATTCAATCAATGGAAAAAGCAAGAGATCTCATTGTAAAAATAGCTGAAAATTTAGTAAAAATGAATTTTGAAGAAAAATAA
- the mepA_4 gene encoding Multidrug export protein mepA, whose translation MKNKHQFMGTEKITKLLVQFSLPAIIGMLVNALYSIVDRIYIGNIKDVGHFAIAGVGLTFPVTIFVFAFAVLIGLGGATNISLSLGRKQKDEAEKYLGNGIGYGIVISLIIAIFVLLYMDKLVAVLGGSENTSRYTREYLWIVAYGFPATIIGYVANAAIRSDGNPKMSMVTLLIGAIINIVLDPIFIFGMDMGVSGAAWATIISQYISAAWTIFYFKSSFSGLKLHFKNMKLQWEKIKNIMALGSSPFALQMGSSLVNYTFNSTLKVYGGDNSIGAMAIIQAITIFLAMPIFGINQGVQPILGYNYGAKLYSRVREALRKAILGASIICMIDFLTIQFLSKYFIFIFTREKALLDIAAYGLRINTIMFPIIGFQIISSVYFQAVGKPKLSLFISLSRQIIVLIPCIIIMSKMFGLTGIWFAAPTSDFIATLLTFVLIKREMKQLKQLQILREEELILASEK comes from the coding sequence ATGAAAAATAAACACCAATTTATGGGAACGGAAAAAATCACAAAGCTTTTAGTACAATTTTCACTTCCAGCTATAATAGGAATGCTTGTAAATGCTTTATACAGCATAGTTGATAGAATATATATTGGGAATATAAAAGATGTAGGACACTTTGCAATAGCTGGAGTAGGATTAACTTTCCCAGTCACAATTTTTGTATTTGCTTTTGCTGTTTTAATAGGATTAGGAGGAGCAACAAATATATCTTTGAGTCTTGGTAGGAAGCAAAAAGATGAAGCTGAAAAATATTTAGGAAATGGAATAGGATATGGGATAGTTATTTCATTAATAATAGCAATATTTGTATTATTATATATGGATAAATTAGTTGCAGTATTAGGAGGAAGTGAAAATACAAGTAGATATACAAGAGAATATTTGTGGATAGTAGCTTATGGATTTCCAGCTACAATAATTGGATATGTAGCTAATGCTGCTATTAGGTCAGATGGAAACCCAAAAATGTCAATGGTTACATTATTAATAGGAGCTATAATAAATATTGTACTTGACCCTATTTTTATATTTGGAATGGATATGGGGGTATCAGGGGCAGCATGGGCTACAATTATTTCACAGTATATTTCAGCTGCTTGGACTATCTTTTATTTTAAATCAAGTTTTAGTGGACTTAAGTTACATTTTAAAAATATGAAACTTCAGTGGGAAAAAATCAAAAATATAATGGCCTTAGGTTCATCACCATTCGCATTGCAGATGGGATCAAGCTTAGTAAATTATACCTTTAATAGTACATTGAAAGTATATGGTGGAGATAATTCAATTGGTGCAATGGCAATTATTCAGGCAATAACTATATTTCTTGCTATGCCTATATTTGGAATAAACCAAGGAGTTCAGCCGATATTAGGATATAACTATGGAGCAAAGCTTTATTCAAGAGTAAGAGAAGCACTTCGTAAAGCTATACTTGGTGCTTCTATAATATGCATGATAGATTTTTTGACTATTCAATTTTTATCAAAATATTTTATATTTATATTTACAAGGGAAAAAGCATTGTTAGATATAGCAGCATATGGGCTTAGAATAAATACAATTATGTTTCCTATAATAGGATTTCAGATAATATCTTCTGTATATTTTCAGGCAGTAGGAAAGCCTAAATTAAGTCTTTTTATAAGTCTTTCAAGACAGATAATAGTTTTAATTCCTTGTATAATAATAATGTCTAAAATGTTTGGATTAACTGGAATATGGTTTGCAGCTCCAACTTCTGATTTTATTGCAACACTGTTAACATTTGTTTTGATAAAAAGGGAAATGAAACAGTTAAAACAGTTACAAATTTTAAGAGAAGAAGAGTTAATATTAGCAAGTGAAAAATAA
- the mnmG_1 gene encoding Glucose-inhibited division protein A, with the protein MQNFDVIVVGAGHAGCEAALAAARMGAQTAIFTITLDNIGVMSCNPSLGGPAKSHLIREIDALGGEMGRNIDKTYIQIRVLNTKKGPAVRSLRAQADKIRYSKEMKKTIENCDNLSAIQGMVTDIIIENGKVVGIKTREGVEYRAKFVIIATGTFLRGLIHIGDKHFSGGRMGELSSDDLPLSLEKAGLKLARFKTGTPSRIDARTIDFSKVEEQPGETEDILKFSTRTPDEELIGRKQISCYIAHTNEIVHEIIKNNKDRSPLFNGTIHGTGPRYCPSIEDKVFRYGDKNQHHLFLEREGYETTEIYLGGLSSSLPTDVQDGMVRNISGLENAHIMRYAYAIEYDYVPPQEIKYTLESKTIENLFLAGQINGTSGYEEAGAQGLLAGINAVRKLQGKEPIILDRADSYIGTLVDDLVSKGTNEPYRMFTARSEYRLALREDNADLRLSKIGYEVGLLPEEEYLRVVQKEKDVELIKEKLKENYVGPSNPRVNEVLRKCGEAELKDGTTYFELLRRPDVKYSDIKYIAELSDLELGDYSKDTEYQVEVQVKYSGYIERSMKMIEKHKSLENKRLPEDLDYDSLENIPKEAKDKLKAVRPYNIGQASRISGVSPADIQVLLIYLKARGN; encoded by the coding sequence ATGCAAAACTTTGATGTCATTGTGGTAGGAGCAGGACATGCAGGATGTGAAGCTGCTTTAGCTGCTGCTAGAATGGGAGCCCAAACAGCTATTTTTACTATAACTTTGGATAATATAGGAGTAATGTCATGTAATCCATCTCTTGGAGGACCAGCAAAATCGCATCTTATTAGAGAAATAGATGCTTTAGGTGGAGAAATGGGGAGAAATATTGATAAAACTTATATCCAGATAAGAGTACTTAATACCAAAAAAGGACCTGCTGTAAGATCGCTGAGAGCTCAAGCAGATAAAATAAGATACAGCAAAGAAATGAAGAAAACTATTGAAAATTGCGATAATTTAAGTGCTATTCAAGGAATGGTAACTGATATTATAATTGAAAATGGAAAAGTCGTTGGAATAAAAACTAGAGAAGGGGTAGAATATAGAGCAAAATTTGTAATAATAGCTACTGGAACTTTTTTAAGAGGACTTATTCATATTGGAGATAAACATTTCAGTGGTGGAAGAATGGGAGAGCTTTCTTCAGATGATTTACCATTATCATTAGAAAAAGCAGGATTAAAATTAGCTAGATTTAAAACAGGAACTCCCTCAAGAATAGATGCCAGAACAATAGATTTTTCAAAAGTTGAAGAACAACCTGGAGAAACTGAAGATATTTTAAAGTTTTCTACAAGAACACCAGATGAAGAGTTAATAGGAAGAAAACAGATATCATGTTATATTGCACATACAAATGAAATTGTTCATGAAATAATAAAAAATAATAAAGATAGATCTCCATTATTTAATGGAACTATACATGGAACTGGACCAAGGTATTGTCCTTCTATTGAGGATAAAGTTTTTAGATATGGAGATAAAAATCAACATCATCTTTTTCTTGAAAGAGAAGGATATGAAACTACAGAAATATATTTAGGAGGACTTTCTTCTTCTCTTCCAACAGATGTACAAGATGGAATGGTAAGAAATATATCTGGACTTGAAAATGCTCATATTATGAGATATGCATATGCGATAGAATATGACTATGTTCCACCTCAAGAAATAAAATATACTCTTGAGAGCAAGACTATAGAGAATTTGTTTTTAGCTGGACAAATAAATGGGACTTCTGGTTATGAGGAAGCAGGTGCACAAGGACTCTTAGCTGGAATAAATGCTGTTAGAAAATTACAGGGAAAAGAACCTATAATACTTGATAGAGCAGATTCATACATAGGAACTCTTGTAGATGATTTAGTATCAAAAGGAACTAATGAGCCATATAGAATGTTCACAGCAAGAAGTGAATATAGACTAGCTTTAAGAGAAGATAATGCAGATTTAAGATTATCAAAAATTGGATATGAAGTTGGACTTTTACCTGAAGAAGAATATTTGAGAGTGGTACAAAAAGAAAAAGATGTAGAACTAATAAAAGAAAAATTAAAAGAAAATTATGTGGGACCTAGTAATCCAAGAGTAAATGAAGTTTTAAGAAAATGTGGAGAGGCTGAATTAAAAGATGGGACAACATATTTTGAACTTTTAAGAAGACCAGATGTAAAATATTCTGATATAAAATATATAGCAGAACTTTCTGATTTGGAATTAGGTGATTATTCTAAGGATACTGAATATCAGGTAGAGGTACAAGTAAAATATTCGGGGTATATAGAGAGATCAATGAAAATGATAGAAAAACATAAAAGTTTGGAAAATAAAAGACTTCCTGAAGATTTAGATTATGATTCTTTAGAAAATATACCTAAAGAAGCAAAAGATAAACTTAAAGCTGTAAGACCTTATAATATAGGTCAGGCTTCAAGAATATCGGGAGTTTCACCAGCAGATATTCAAGTATTGTTAATATATTTAAAAGCGAGAGGTAACTAA
- the ktrA gene encoding Ktr system potassium uptake protein A, whose protein sequence is MKQYLVIGLGRFGTSVAQTLYESNEEVLALDIDEELVQEAINSNIVDNAVVMDATDVKSLKELGVSNYDIAFVCTGDIEPSIMITLNLKELGIEKIIAKAVSKSHGKVLAKIGATKVIYPEEYMGRRVAQLAMEPNMIEHLRFSSEFLLLEVKAPSVFWGKTMVELDIRKKYNVNVVGIKKEDQSFKPNLSADTLIEKGDVLLVITDNKTADYLENLK, encoded by the coding sequence ATGAAACAGTATTTAGTCATAGGACTTGGGAGATTTGGAACAAGTGTGGCACAAACTTTATATGAGTCTAATGAAGAAGTTCTTGCATTGGACATAGATGAAGAACTTGTACAAGAAGCTATAAATAGTAATATTGTAGATAATGCAGTAGTGATGGATGCAACTGATGTTAAAAGTTTAAAGGAATTAGGAGTGAGTAACTATGATATAGCCTTTGTATGCACTGGAGATATTGAACCAAGTATAATGATAACTCTTAATTTAAAAGAACTTGGAATAGAAAAAATAATAGCTAAAGCTGTAAGTAAAAGTCATGGGAAAGTTTTGGCTAAAATAGGAGCAACAAAAGTTATTTACCCAGAAGAATATATGGGAAGAAGGGTAGCTCAGTTAGCTATGGAACCCAATATGATAGAACATTTAAGATTTTCTTCTGAATTTTTATTACTGGAAGTAAAAGCTCCATCTGTTTTCTGGGGAAAAACTATGGTAGAATTAGATATTAGAAAAAAATATAATGTAAATGTGGTCGGTATAAAAAAAGAGGATCAATCATTTAAGCCAAATCTTTCAGCAGATACTTTAATAGAGAAAGGAGATGTCTTGTTGGTTATAACAGACAACAAAACTGCTGATTATTTAGAGAATTTAAAATAA
- a CDS encoding transcriptional repressor MprA, with the protein MKNEAFGNSLYSYLSRAHHKSRIFMDEELRKKGITDLGYSHIRIIIVLYVFKTLSMKEITEKISKDKSTVTILVNKLEKKGYVRKRVCSEDRRVMYLELEEKAKEVIGVIFDVSQIFHKKVEQILEKDEIDTLKRIMSKLLEKW; encoded by the coding sequence ATGAAAAATGAAGCTTTTGGAAATTCTTTGTACAGTTATCTGTCCAGAGCCCACCATAAAAGTAGAATTTTTATGGATGAAGAATTAAGAAAAAAGGGAATAACCGATTTAGGATATTCTCATATAAGGATAATTATAGTGTTATATGTCTTTAAAACTCTTTCTATGAAAGAAATAACAGAAAAAATATCAAAAGATAAGTCAACTGTGACTATACTTGTAAATAAGTTAGAGAAAAAAGGGTATGTAAGAAAAAGAGTTTGTTCTGAAGATCGAAGGGTTATGTATTTGGAATTGGAAGAAAAGGCTAAAGAAGTAATAGGAGTTATTTTTGATGTATCACAAATTTTTCATAAAAAAGTAGAGCAAATACTTGAAAAAGATGAAATAGATACATTGAAAAGGATAATGTCAAAACTTTTAGAAAAATGGTAA
- the rsmG gene encoding Ribosomal RNA small subunit methyltransferase G, whose amino-acid sequence MREFLLEGIKKLNIEYTDEKINNLIKYLKLLTEYNAHTNLTALRDEKSIIEKHFLDSLLLQNLIKKEFKKAIDIGTGAGFPGMVLAIFNPNIEFTLMDSIGKKTKFLDLVKERLELHNVTVVTSRAEDYINDENRETYDLGLCRGVSKLGTILEYIIPFLKVSGEFLSQKMEGTGEEIEAENALNILKSEITETYNLQLPFSKDSRVVIRIKKTASNDKKYPRRAGIPLKRPL is encoded by the coding sequence ATGAGAGAGTTCCTATTAGAAGGAATAAAAAAATTAAATATTGAATATACAGATGAAAAAATAAATAATCTTATAAAATATTTAAAATTATTGACAGAATATAATGCACATACTAATCTTACAGCTTTGAGAGATGAAAAAAGTATAATTGAAAAACATTTTTTAGATTCTCTTTTACTTCAAAATCTTATAAAAAAGGAGTTTAAAAAAGCCATAGATATTGGAACAGGGGCAGGATTTCCAGGAATGGTATTAGCAATATTCAATCCTAACATAGAATTTACATTAATGGATTCTATTGGAAAGAAGACTAAATTTCTTGATTTGGTAAAAGAAAGACTTGAATTACATAATGTTACTGTAGTAACTTCAAGAGCAGAAGATTATATAAATGATGAAAATAGAGAAACGTATGACTTAGGATTATGTAGGGGAGTATCTAAACTTGGAACTATTCTTGAATATATTATTCCTTTTTTAAAAGTAAGTGGAGAGTTTTTATCACAAAAAATGGAAGGAACTGGAGAAGAAATTGAAGCTGAAAATGCTTTAAATATACTTAAAAGTGAAATAACTGAAACATATAATTTACAGTTACCTTTTTCAAAAGATTCAAGGGTGGTTATAAGGATAAAAAAAACTGCGTCTAATGATAAAAAATATCCAAGAAGAGCAGGAATACCGTTAAAAAGACCTCTATAA